The proteins below are encoded in one region of Thermosulfurimonas marina:
- a CDS encoding GNAT family N-acetyltransferase: MALKDLEALFRPRRIALFDVRDEKRSPGAQILKNLILQGFKGGVYPISEEEEAVLGLEPYPDLASLPRRVDLAILAGEPHRWPGQIEACGRHGVRAVMIVGLDFFSKVESPKSFLRLLKERAREKNLRLLGPNSLGIIVPRQRFNASLFPGDLSSGSLAFVSDSATLAYAVLDWAEEKKIGFSAVVSLGEKADIDLADIIDYLSLDPHTRAIVAYIKDLKNGRKFMRAARAFAWTKPLVVVRGKAPQGESPESLLEALAADQKVYDAAFKRAGVVRVEDILDLFYLAESLSKQPRPRGPRLAIVTNAGGPAVLAAEELVRLGGVLANFSPKTREDLTTLLQRSPENPLDLWSSADPSLFRESLKCLLQDPQVDGLLVIFTPSLEAPVEEFAWAVVRAQKEFPYKPLLASFMGATRVLEGRQILTKENIPHFVSPVEAVKSFYYMFRYEHNLRLLSETPTAVAEDLQPDLEALRRLFTEIRKEGRFELRPEEIHRVLEAYGLCGKDPRAPDLPAPLFLATTRHPTFGAVILCGLGGLWLEMEKDYALGLPPLNQTLARRLLEETRIYGYLRQHHPQAAVFVEELLVRLSHLVVNLPEIREIFIPALEVSSGEIRPREARIVLEEGWLDLPRFSLGYYCPAHLAICPYPSHFTFEERLKDGRMVKIRPIKPEDEPLMAELFRTFSEETIRFRFLQTKKSLSHEELARYCQIDYDRELALVALLPHEKEPCWRIVGVVRLIKSPDEESAEMAVVVGDPWQGLGLGRILCEKMLAVARNLHLKRILMTILRENRRMLALAERLGFEVKEEEEDLILVEKNL; this comes from the coding sequence ATGGCCCTTAAAGATCTGGAGGCCCTTTTTAGACCTCGAAGGATCGCCCTTTTTGATGTGCGGGATGAGAAACGCTCTCCCGGGGCCCAAATCCTCAAAAATCTCATCCTTCAGGGCTTTAAGGGGGGAGTCTATCCCATAAGTGAAGAAGAGGAAGCGGTCCTGGGGCTCGAGCCCTACCCCGACCTGGCCAGCCTTCCCCGCAGGGTGGATCTAGCCATCCTGGCCGGAGAACCTCACCGCTGGCCGGGACAGATCGAGGCCTGTGGAAGGCACGGGGTAAGGGCGGTGATGATCGTAGGTCTGGACTTCTTTTCCAAGGTCGAGTCTCCAAAAAGTTTCCTGCGTCTTCTAAAAGAGCGGGCTCGGGAGAAGAATCTCCGCCTTCTGGGGCCTAACAGTCTGGGGATCATTGTTCCTCGCCAGCGCTTTAACGCCAGCCTTTTCCCCGGAGATCTCTCCTCGGGTTCTTTGGCCTTTGTCTCCGACAGCGCCACCCTGGCTTATGCCGTTTTGGACTGGGCGGAGGAGAAGAAGATCGGTTTCAGTGCGGTCGTCTCCTTAGGAGAAAAGGCCGACATAGATCTGGCGGACATCATCGACTATCTTTCCCTTGATCCTCATACCCGGGCCATCGTGGCCTATATCAAAGACCTCAAAAACGGACGTAAGTTTATGCGGGCCGCCCGGGCCTTTGCCTGGACCAAACCCCTGGTGGTGGTTCGGGGGAAGGCCCCTCAAGGAGAAAGCCCCGAGTCACTTCTTGAGGCCCTCGCCGCCGATCAAAAGGTATATGATGCAGCCTTTAAACGGGCCGGGGTGGTGCGCGTAGAAGATATCCTGGATCTCTTTTACCTTGCCGAAAGCCTTTCCAAACAGCCCCGCCCTCGAGGGCCGCGCTTGGCTATCGTCACCAATGCCGGAGGGCCGGCGGTCTTGGCTGCCGAGGAGTTGGTCAGACTGGGCGGGGTCTTAGCAAATTTCAGCCCCAAGACCCGGGAAGATCTGACCACCCTTCTCCAGCGCTCTCCGGAAAATCCCCTGGATCTGTGGTCTTCGGCCGATCCCAGCCTTTTCCGGGAAAGTCTGAAATGTCTCCTCCAAGATCCTCAGGTGGATGGCCTCCTGGTAATCTTCACTCCTTCTTTGGAGGCCCCGGTAGAAGAATTCGCCTGGGCGGTAGTGCGGGCCCAGAAGGAATTTCCCTATAAACCCCTCCTGGCGAGTTTTATGGGGGCTACCCGAGTCCTTGAAGGCCGCCAGATCCTCACCAAGGAAAATATTCCCCATTTTGTAAGTCCGGTAGAAGCGGTAAAAAGCTTCTACTACATGTTCCGTTATGAACATAACCTCCGCCTCCTTTCCGAGACCCCGACGGCCGTGGCCGAAGATCTGCAACCCGACCTAGAGGCCCTGCGCCGATTATTTACGGAGATTCGCAAGGAGGGCCGCTTCGAGCTCCGTCCGGAAGAAATACACCGGGTCTTAGAAGCCTACGGCCTTTGCGGAAAGGATCCCCGGGCTCCAGACCTTCCGGCCCCCCTTTTTCTGGCCACCACCCGCCATCCCACCTTCGGGGCCGTGATCCTCTGTGGACTAGGAGGCCTTTGGCTGGAGATGGAAAAAGATTACGCTTTAGGGCTCCCCCCGCTAAACCAGACCCTGGCCCGGCGGCTCCTCGAAGAGACCCGTATTTATGGGTATCTTCGTCAACATCATCCCCAGGCCGCGGTTTTTGTGGAGGAACTCCTGGTGCGTCTTTCTCATTTAGTGGTCAATCTGCCGGAGATCCGGGAGATCTTTATTCCCGCCCTGGAAGTCTCTTCCGGGGAGATCCGGCCTCGGGAGGCCCGGATAGTCCTTGAGGAGGGCTGGCTGGATCTCCCCAGGTTCTCTCTCGGCTATTACTGCCCGGCGCATTTAGCCATCTGCCCTTATCCTTCTCACTTTACCTTTGAGGAACGTCTGAAAGATGGTCGAATGGTAAAAATTCGCCCTATAAAGCCGGAAGACGAACCTCTTATGGCGGAGCTCTTTCGAACCTTTTCGGAAGAGACTATCCGCTTCCGGTTCTTACAAACCAAAAAGAGCCTTTCGCACGAGGAGCTGGCCCGCTACTGCCAGATAGACTACGATCGGGAGCTGGCCCTGGTGGCCCTCCTTCCTCACGAAAAAGAACCCTGCTGGCGAATCGTGGGGGTGGTGCGTCTTATAAAGAGTCCGGATGAGGAAAGTGCGGAGATGGCCGTAGTGGTGGGGGATCCCTGGCAGGGTTTAGGCCTGGGACGTATCCTCTGCGAAAAGATGCTGGCCGTAGCCCGTAATCTCCATCTAAAAAGGATCCTGATGACCATCCTTCGGGAAAATCGGCGCATGTTGGCCCTGGCCGAAAGGCTGGGTTTTGAGGTAAAAGAAGAGGAGGAAGATCTGATCCTTGTAGAAAAAAACCTCTAG
- a CDS encoding C-GCAxxG-C-C family protein — MAGLVTGGKLLEGRAWAYPYSSEFEYAELDPEEVAWEAYRNYFQKWCCSTVLEGLVSQLKKRVGGPWRDFPVDAYRWAHGGLAGWGALCGTLTGAGIVIGLVNRDTDTAEAMVNDLAFFYSYTPLPKYEPRKILKAEIQNMSVAGTPVCHISVGRWMAAEGVAFLTEERAERCARLSADVARRTAEILNEWYRNGKKYTPKNRVLYNLLHNGITSQNNCMDCHGQNVPHPEETYATLKK, encoded by the coding sequence ATGGCGGGTTTGGTAACGGGGGGCAAGCTTTTGGAAGGACGGGCCTGGGCCTATCCCTATTCCTCGGAATTTGAATATGCGGAATTGGATCCGGAAGAGGTGGCCTGGGAGGCGTATCGAAACTACTTTCAAAAGTGGTGTTGTTCTACGGTGCTGGAAGGCCTGGTGAGTCAGCTTAAAAAAAGAGTCGGTGGGCCTTGGAGGGACTTTCCGGTGGACGCCTACCGGTGGGCCCATGGAGGTCTGGCCGGCTGGGGAGCCCTCTGCGGAACGCTGACCGGGGCAGGTATCGTAATAGGGTTGGTAAATCGAGATACGGATACTGCAGAGGCTATGGTAAACGATCTGGCCTTCTTCTATTCCTATACTCCGTTGCCCAAATATGAGCCGCGGAAGATCCTCAAGGCCGAGATCCAAAATATGAGTGTGGCCGGAACCCCGGTGTGCCATATCTCCGTAGGCCGCTGGATGGCTGCCGAAGGGGTGGCCTTTCTTACTGAAGAAAGAGCGGAGCGCTGTGCGCGCCTTTCAGCGGATGTGGCCCGCAGGACCGCCGAGATCCTCAACGAATGGTATCGGAACGGTAAGAAGTATACCCCTAAAAACCGCGTGCTGTACAATCTCCTTCACAACGGAATTACCTCACAGAACAACTGTATGGATTGCCACGGCCAGAATGTGCCTCATCCCGAAGAGACTTATGCCACCCTCAAGAAGTAA
- a CDS encoding sulfurtransferase TusA family protein, whose product MAVNLDEIKPDLTIDCKGLSCPMPLLKTKKAIQQLQSGQILEVLGTDPGSKNDIPGWCERAGHEFLGVKEDQGFMRFYVRKG is encoded by the coding sequence ATGGCGGTAAATCTTGACGAAATCAAACCTGATCTGACTATTGATTGTAAGGGGCTTTCCTGTCCGATGCCGCTTCTCAAGACCAAAAAGGCTATTCAGCAGTTGCAGTCCGGCCAGATTCTCGAGGTGTTGGGTACCGACCCCGGTTCCAAAAACGACATCCCCGGATGGTGTGAACGGGCCGGGCACGAATTTTTGGGAGTCAAAGAGGATCAGGGTTTTATGCGCTTTTACGTTAGGAAGGGTTAA
- the hpt gene encoding hypoxanthine phosphoribosyltransferase: MGEELRLLLSPERIAERVKELGREISQLYRGRPLVLLGILKGAFVFLADLMRAIDLPEVQVDFIRLKSYGFSDTSAGEVQITKDVELPLRGKDVLVVEDIVDTGYTLAFLREHLRTHEPASVRFCCFIDKAERRKVPLELDFVGFKIPRGFLVGYGLDYAERYRHLPGVYEVLLQK; encoded by the coding sequence GTGGGAGAGGAACTGCGACTTTTACTTTCTCCGGAAAGGATTGCCGAGAGGGTAAAGGAGCTGGGCCGAGAGATTTCACAACTCTACCGGGGCCGTCCCCTGGTGCTCCTGGGTATCCTCAAGGGAGCCTTCGTCTTTCTGGCCGACCTTATGCGGGCCATAGATCTTCCCGAGGTCCAGGTGGACTTCATTCGCCTCAAGAGCTACGGGTTTTCCGACACCTCGGCCGGAGAGGTACAGATCACTAAAGATGTGGAGCTTCCTCTTCGAGGAAAGGACGTCCTGGTGGTGGAAGACATTGTGGACACTGGCTACACCCTGGCCTTTCTCCGGGAGCACCTGCGCACGCATGAGCCGGCCTCGGTGCGCTTTTGCTGTTTCATTGACAAAGCCGAACGGCGCAAGGTGCCTCTCGAATTGGATTTTGTGGGCTTCAAGATCCCCCGAGGTTTTCTCGTGGGCTACGGCCTGGATTACGCCGAACGCTACCGCCATCTTCCCGGAGTCTATGAGGTCCTTCTCCAAAAATAA
- a CDS encoding GGDEF domain-containing protein, protein MDLFEEFLQKEAERLRTCWTAFLNPLKARLLPLPSRYAEEFQEAEKLPPEEKENLLAELVRETREVLEWLLSHGEVREVLKRQERIRVLEEIVARLAELEEQVDYLREELLRDELTRLWNRRALQTFFPEILKRATKGREIYILAFLDLCDFKKINDRFGHQIGDRFLVQAARRLRAFTKRLDVPVRLGGDEFCLLLAAPSVEKAEPFLRDLTATPISLQVEGEEVGLYFACGATDVLGEDTLESCLHRADLAMYEHKVLLKEWLSSGAKGPPPRPVLSRAFSRDL, encoded by the coding sequence ATGGACCTTTTTGAAGAATTCCTTCAGAAAGAGGCCGAAAGGCTACGTACCTGCTGGACCGCCTTTCTGAACCCCTTGAAAGCCCGTCTCCTGCCCCTCCCTTCGCGGTATGCCGAGGAGTTCCAAGAGGCGGAAAAGCTTCCCCCGGAAGAAAAGGAGAATCTCCTGGCAGAGTTAGTGCGGGAGACCAGGGAGGTCCTGGAGTGGCTCCTTTCCCACGGAGAGGTCCGCGAGGTCTTGAAACGGCAGGAACGCATTCGAGTCTTGGAAGAGATCGTAGCTCGTCTGGCTGAACTAGAAGAACAGGTGGATTATCTCCGAGAAGAACTCCTGCGGGATGAACTTACTCGGCTCTGGAATCGCCGGGCCCTCCAGACCTTCTTCCCGGAGATCCTGAAACGTGCTACCAAGGGGCGTGAGATTTATATTTTGGCCTTTTTAGATCTCTGTGACTTCAAAAAGATCAATGATCGCTTTGGGCATCAGATAGGGGATCGTTTTTTGGTGCAGGCCGCCCGCAGACTTAGGGCCTTTACCAAGAGGCTGGATGTGCCGGTGCGCCTAGGAGGGGACGAATTCTGTCTGCTTCTGGCGGCCCCTTCCGTGGAAAAGGCCGAGCCCTTCCTTCGGGATTTAACGGCAACTCCCATTTCCTTGCAGGTCGAAGGTGAAGAAGTAGGACTTTATTTTGCTTGTGGGGCCACGGATGTGCTGGGAGAAGACACCCTAGAAAGTTGCCTCCACCGAGCGGATCTTGCCATGTACGAGCACAAAGTCCTCCTCAAGGAGTGGCTTTCCTCCGGGGCCAAAGGTCCTCCTCCGCGGCCGGTCCTTTCCCGGGCCTTTTCCCGTGATCTTTAG
- a CDS encoding cobalamin B12-binding domain-containing protein, translating to MAKDPDKLGIFVTTPQYMPHLMKIVEAAQRAGKKVMIFFTFKAVHLTKQPDFARLVKMVPEDDLAICADSYTCEGFDVELDIPGGMTPKQMRTQAFHGQVLEECGKYMVL from the coding sequence ATGGCTAAGGATCCGGACAAGTTGGGAATCTTTGTAACTACCCCCCAATATATGCCCCATTTAATGAAGATTGTGGAGGCGGCTCAGCGGGCGGGCAAGAAGGTCATGATCTTTTTCACCTTTAAGGCGGTGCACCTCACCAAGCAGCCGGATTTTGCCCGTCTGGTAAAGATGGTTCCCGAAGACGATCTGGCCATCTGTGCCGACAGTTACACCTGTGAGGGCTTTGATGTGGAACTGGACATCCCCGGGGGCATGACCCCCAAACAGATGCGCACCCAGGCCTTCCACGGCCAGGTCTTGGAAGAGTGCGGCAAATACATGGTTCTTTAA
- a CDS encoding YeeE/YedE thiosulfate transporter family protein, with amino-acid sequence MSVFKEKAGSVFRSLCVENWSPLMGGIVIAFFVILLEAWYRPWGIVGGLRNWGDWVFYLLGLYEDQPPHPLWFSSSVLNIGFLWGAFLSATLAREFSFRVPPGIEFVKAIVSGILMGIGSALAMGCNIGGMYMAINNLAANGLLMWIGLVIGVRFAVKYLYWEIEHLPAGGGFEINLSKINPLLALIAIVGLFLATRAYFGSEHDNGAILGGCLILTAGIGYAMHRSRLCIVNALREPFMSGEAAMARAVIVSLLLTTIGIAVLKAAGIRDEMAYVTPTFGLGALLGGIIFGFGMTVAGGCGSGSLWRVAEGQLKLWVVAIFFGLSNSLVRHLFSVYEIIYVNDEGELVSKWLGKSVFMPDYLGYAGTILLVAVFLLIWRILVDWNEETNRLVLEL; translated from the coding sequence ATGAGCGTCTTTAAAGAAAAAGCCGGTAGTGTGTTCCGTTCTCTTTGTGTAGAAAATTGGTCTCCCTTAATGGGTGGAATTGTTATCGCCTTTTTTGTTATCCTCCTCGAGGCCTGGTACCGACCTTGGGGAATTGTGGGGGGCCTGCGGAACTGGGGAGACTGGGTCTTTTACCTTTTGGGACTTTATGAAGATCAGCCTCCGCACCCTCTTTGGTTTTCTTCCTCGGTCCTCAATATAGGTTTCCTTTGGGGGGCTTTTCTTTCGGCCACTTTGGCTCGGGAATTCAGTTTTCGGGTCCCTCCGGGGATCGAATTCGTCAAGGCCATTGTTTCCGGTATCCTTATGGGCATTGGTTCTGCTTTGGCCATGGGTTGTAACATTGGGGGCATGTACATGGCCATCAATAATCTAGCGGCTAACGGGCTTCTCATGTGGATCGGCCTGGTAATCGGGGTTCGCTTCGCGGTCAAGTACCTCTACTGGGAAATCGAACACTTACCTGCCGGGGGAGGCTTTGAGATCAACCTTTCCAAAATTAATCCTTTGTTGGCCCTGATCGCTATTGTGGGGCTCTTCCTGGCCACACGGGCCTATTTCGGAAGCGAGCATGACAATGGAGCCATCTTGGGGGGCTGTCTCATCCTTACTGCAGGCATCGGTTATGCTATGCACCGGAGCCGTCTCTGTATTGTGAACGCCTTGCGGGAGCCCTTTATGTCCGGAGAGGCGGCTATGGCTCGGGCCGTGATCGTGAGTCTTCTCCTGACCACCATCGGGATCGCCGTTCTTAAAGCTGCGGGGATCCGGGATGAGATGGCTTACGTGACTCCCACCTTTGGGCTGGGGGCCCTGTTGGGGGGTATTATTTTCGGTTTTGGGATGACCGTGGCCGGAGGGTGCGGCTCCGGAAGCCTCTGGAGAGTGGCCGAGGGGCAGCTTAAACTCTGGGTAGTGGCCATCTTTTTCGGACTGAGCAACTCCCTAGTAAGGCACCTTTTCAGCGTTTACGAAATTATTTACGTTAACGATGAGGGAGAATTGGTCAGTAAGTGGCTGGGCAAGAGCGTTTTCATGCCCGACTACTTGGGTTATGCCGGGACCATTCTTCTGGTGGCGGTCTTTCTCCTTATTTGGAGAATTTTGGTAGATTGGAATGAGGAAACCAACCGTTTGGTGTTGGAACTTTAA